Proteins from a single region of Drosophila biarmipes strain raj3 chromosome 3R, RU_DBia_V1.1, whole genome shotgun sequence:
- the LOC108025120 gene encoding uncharacterized protein LOC108025120 — protein MELIRPMRLLIIVLVLILSARGDENVISHYESDYLETYARYMKSDMNLSVDPCDNFLEYSCGNHRHSSRLLWKLLGEWVGDYNTIHLADKIEHFLGRRALAESLNVSVELGVAHRFYNACLEADIYPFPAADPHYLELIRSIGGFPAVDGANWNASSFSWFNMSAHMLNYGAEGLILDEVHSEHPFEPDLSFQGQRMGFEKYVNGPVTNEERMGGYLRSFNLPEDKIAEVISGVLAFWEEAREVGSQGDLQGDCEAFETNYFKIVWNRVKPEKLRKCNSYFVEMDKVVARQPEAVANYLAMKLLHRFDARLRSAKGQKGYCQQLLEASMAFLFNKLYLAEHFTEEVRLDVTEVVEEVWSTLSRSLDEADRVNMFHKSRNILMDFPFNFTRANLYADRIISVIGGLQIVDDSYTATTINLHRLFVDTNRYNARHPEQFDKFSKSPDQMLDYIFDFDRFLQPPVYHPSWPASLKFGGLGSFIARHVYKNHYRFDYNMYRVEIKKLGLAFAAYKSHVEHLLEGQKQDKINATMPGLALSPDQLFFLGSTQIFCDSSIKRPQTRARYSLSKNQEFFKAFNCSAGAPMRHY, from the exons ATGGAATTAATCAGACCAATGAGACTACTGATTATCGTGCTTGTTCTAATATTGTCGGCGAGGGGCGATGAGAATGTCATCAGCCATTACGAAAGTGATTACCTCGAGACCTATGCAAGGTACATGAAATCCGACATGAACTTGAGTGTAGATCCTTGCGACAACTTCCTGGAGTACTCCTGCGGAAATCATCGGCACAGCTCCCGGCTGCTATGGAAGTTGCTGGGAGAGTGGGTGGGTGACTACAACACGATTCACCTGGCGGACAAGATCGAACACTTTCTGGGCCGGAGGGCTCTGGCCGAGTCCCTCAACGTGTCCGTCGAGCTTGGAGTGGCCCATCGGTTCTACAACGCCTGTCTCGAAGCCGACATCTATCCGTTCCCCGCTGCTGATCCACACTATCTGGAACTCATTCGGTCGATCGGAGGCTTTCCCGCCGTCGACGGGGCCAACTGGAATGCCTCCAGCTTCAGCTGGTTCAACATGAGCGCCCACATGCTTAATTACGGGGCAGAGGGTCTGATCTTGGATGAGGTCCATTCGGAACACCCCTTTGAGCCTGACTTGAGCTTCCAAGGACAACGGATGGGTTTTGAAAAATACGTTAACGGACCAGTGACTAATGAGGAGCGTATGGGTGGTTACCTGAGATCCTTTAACCTGCCGGAGGATAAAATTGCAGAAGTGATCTCCGGGGTTCTTGCCTTCTGGGAAGAAGCGCGAGAGGTTGGTTCACAAGGGGACCTGCAAGGAGACTGCGAAGCCTTCGAGACCAACTACTTCAAGATCGTTTGGAACAGAGTTAAGCCAGAGAAGCTCCGAAAGTGCAATTCCTACTTCGTGGAGATGGACAAAGTGGTTGCCCGTCAGCCGGAGGCCGTGGCCAATTACCTGGCCATGAAGCTGCTGCACAGATTCGATGCCAGACTTAGGAGCGCTAAGGGTCAAAAAGGGTATTGCCAACAGTTACTGGAGGCCTCAATGGCGTTTCTTTTCAACAAACTGTATTTGGCG GAGCACTTTACTGAGGAGGTAAGGCTGGATGTGACGGAAGTTGTGGAGGAGGTATGGAGTACGCTGAGCAGGTCGCTGGACGAGGCCGATCGAGTGAACATGTTTCACAAGTCTCGGAATATTCTCATGGACTTCCCCTTCAACTTTACGAGGGCCAACTTGTACGCCGATCGCATTATCTCCGTGATTGGCGGTCTGCAAATAGTCGACGATAGCTACACGGCCACCACTATCAATCTGCACCGTCTTTTCGTTGACACCAATAGATACAACGCTCGCCACCCTGAGCAATTCGACAAGTTCTCCAAGTCCCCTGACCAAATGTTGGATTACATCTTTGATTTCGACAGGTTCTTGCAGCCACCCGTGTACCACCCCTCTTGGCCGGCCTCCTTAAAGTTCGGTGGCCTGGGCAGTTTCATTGCGCGCCACGTTTATAAAAATCACTACCGTTTTGACTACAACATGTACAGagttgaaatcaaaaaattggGACTGGCATTTGCTGCCTATAAAAGCCACGTCGAGCATCTGCTGGAGGGTCAAAAGCAGGACAAGATCAACGCGACGATGCCAGGACTCGCCTTGTCGCCAGATCAGCTGTT